The DNA segment ATTATTCGATTAATTATAACGAGTTATAATATTTTTACTTGGTTATATCAGTTCGCGTAATGATGTGCTCATTATACAAATTGATATTAGTGGCTAAAGTGTAATAAATAACGAGTAAGCAATAACCCACATTAACATTGCCACCAACAAATTAATGCCTCGTTGGACCTTTGTTTGACTCAACCAAGGCGACATTTTTGCAGCCGCTAACGATAACGCGTAAAACCAAGTGATTGAAGCCAGCAAGGTACCTATTAAAAATGCCATTTTGTCAGCATCCGCAAATTTTCCACTAATACTGCCAATGATCACTACTGTGTCTAGATAAGCATGAGGGTTTAATAACGTTACAGCCAACGTGGTAAAAATAACGGCTTTGCGAGTACTAGGCTTTACTTCTTTGAGCATGTCATCTTTATTGGCTAAATAAAATTGCTTAAAGAAAATGAAACCATAGACAGTTAAAAAGATGATACCGCCCCAAGTGATTATTTCTGCGATCACGCTATTACTATTAATTAACGCCCCACCACCAAACACACCTAAAGACATCAAAATAAAATCACAAACGATACAAATAGTCGCTGCCATCAAGTGATGATTACGCTTAATACTTTGACTTAACACGTACGAATTTTGCACGCCAATAGGGATGATTAAGCCGGCACCAATAACGAAGCCTTTTAGCATTGGTAATAAAGTAATAGTAGACATTGGCGTTCCTTAAAATAAAAGCGATTAACAGCATGTGACGCTAGATTATTAAAAACCTCCATTTAAGTAAAATTAAATAAACTTAACTATTATTAATTTTATTAATACAGCTATAATACTAATAATTTAACGATAAACATTAGGCCAATAAATTCATGCGCCCACTTGATTACAAGCTTATTCATGCCCTCGATACCGTATTAACCGAGCAGAGTTTTGAAAGTGCAGCACTGGCATTAAACATCACCCAATCGGCTATTTCACAACGCATAAAACAACTTGAACAGTTGGTTGCTAAACCGGTATTAATTCGTAGTCAGCCATTGCAAGCAACAACAACAGGCCAAAAGCTGCTTGCGCATTTTCGCAAAGTTCGTCAGTTGGAATATGATTTAGCTGGTGACATAATGCCCGATA comes from the Thalassotalea nanhaiensis genome and includes:
- a CDS encoding LysE/ArgO family amino acid transporter — its product is MSTITLLPMLKGFVIGAGLIIPIGVQNSYVLSQSIKRNHHLMAATICIVCDFILMSLGVFGGGALINSNSVIAEIITWGGIIFLTVYGFIFFKQFYLANKDDMLKEVKPSTRKAVIFTTLAVTLLNPHAYLDTVVIIGSISGKFADADKMAFLIGTLLASITWFYALSLAAAKMSPWLSQTKVQRGINLLVAMLMWVIAYSLFITL